The following are from one region of the Candidatus Acidiferrales bacterium genome:
- the glp gene encoding gephyrin-like molybdotransferase Glp: MLRFEEARARVIEVISTGAQRASVESIRLGESLNRVLAQPVVSDRDYPPFHRSVRDGYAVRSVDLLSGSSLLTCVGEIKAGQHFKGVLGPGQCVQIMTGAPLPEGADAVVMIEFTSRKEDYVSIQRGVACGENVVERGAESKRGDVLIPGGSRIRITDIALMAQVGVDRPTVFRMPTVAVLSTGDEVVDASQTPGAFQIRNSNSFSLAGLVEMAGGEAVSLGNSPDEISALRKRILQGLEADILVISGGVSMGKYDLVEAVLRDLGAEFFFDAVAIRPGKPTVFGRCRDHFFFGLPGNPISTMVTFGLFVRPAIDILGGASVGPLLLAAARP, encoded by the coding sequence ATGCTTCGATTTGAGGAAGCTCGCGCCCGAGTCATCGAGGTCATCTCGACCGGAGCGCAGAGAGCATCCGTCGAATCTATCCGCCTCGGCGAAAGTCTCAACCGTGTCCTCGCCCAGCCCGTCGTTTCCGATCGTGACTATCCCCCATTTCACCGATCCGTTCGTGACGGTTATGCCGTTCGGAGCGTTGACCTGCTGTCCGGCTCGTCCCTCTTGACCTGTGTTGGGGAGATCAAGGCAGGGCAGCACTTCAAGGGTGTCTTGGGTCCTGGTCAATGCGTCCAAATCATGACTGGAGCGCCCCTGCCGGAAGGTGCTGATGCCGTGGTCATGATCGAATTCACCTCGCGCAAGGAGGATTACGTTTCTATCCAGCGAGGCGTTGCATGCGGCGAAAATGTGGTGGAGCGCGGTGCAGAGTCAAAGCGGGGAGACGTGTTAATACCCGGCGGCTCCCGCATACGAATCACCGACATCGCCCTCATGGCTCAGGTTGGAGTGGATCGCCCAACTGTCTTCCGCATGCCCACGGTGGCCGTTCTCTCTACTGGCGATGAGGTCGTGGACGCCTCCCAGACTCCTGGTGCTTTTCAGATTCGTAACAGCAATTCCTTCTCGCTTGCGGGCTTAGTGGAAATGGCCGGTGGGGAAGCCGTTTCGCTCGGGAATTCACCCGATGAAATCAGTGCCCTTCGCAAGCGAATCTTGCAAGGCTTGGAGGCCGATATTTTGGTGATCAGCGGGGGCGTCTCCATGGGAAAGTACGATCTGGTGGAGGCGGTTCTCCGCGACTTGGGAGCCGAATTTTTCTTTGATGCAGTCGCCATACGACCGGGGAAGCCGACTGTTTTCGGACGCTGTCGGGACCACTTCTTCTTCGGTCTGCCCGGCAACCCCATTTCCACCATGGTCACCTTTGGTCTGTTCGTTCGCCCAGCGATAGATATTTTGGGTGGGGCTTCCGTCGGCCCCCTTTTGTTGGCCGCGGCTCGCCCC
- a CDS encoding adenylosuccinate synthase — MGNVVVVGAQWGDEGKGKVVDLLAEHFDVVARYQGGHNAGHTVVIGDKKFILQLVPSGILRPGKWAVIGPGVVIDPNALCDELQSLRAAGVEPAGRLFISNRAHLIFPYHQSWERTTESARGADKLGTTCRGIGPAYEDKMRRRGVRVADLLRTDLFSKKVATVLAENEALFRSSEVTHPINPLELIEEYLGLGAKIAPFVTDTTVLLSKVMQEGKSVLFEGAQGTMLDIDHGTYPFVTSSNASAGGACTGLGMPPTRISAAVGVTKAYTTRVGSGPFPTEVTGEIAQQMRERGNEYGAVTGRPRRCGWLDLMVLRYSAMINGLDSWIVTKLDILDSLAEIPVCTGYRCKGALVTEMPATAELFEELTPIYQNLAGWQSSTLGINEYSQLPQRARDYLRFISDQTGVEIGLVSTGPERGQSILVRGSRLEKFLP; from the coding sequence ATGGGAAACGTAGTCGTCGTGGGCGCGCAATGGGGGGACGAAGGCAAGGGAAAAGTCGTTGATCTGCTCGCGGAGCACTTTGATGTCGTGGCCCGCTATCAGGGCGGCCACAATGCCGGCCATACGGTTGTGATTGGCGACAAAAAGTTTATCCTGCAACTTGTCCCGAGCGGAATCCTCCGGCCGGGGAAGTGGGCGGTCATTGGCCCGGGCGTGGTCATCGACCCCAATGCGCTGTGCGATGAGTTGCAGAGTTTGCGCGCCGCCGGCGTGGAACCGGCTGGACGACTCTTTATTTCCAATCGCGCCCACCTCATTTTCCCCTACCATCAAAGTTGGGAGAGAACCACTGAATCGGCCCGCGGCGCCGATAAACTCGGTACCACTTGCCGCGGCATTGGTCCCGCCTACGAAGATAAAATGCGGCGCCGCGGTGTCCGCGTTGCCGATTTGCTTCGAACCGACCTCTTTTCCAAGAAAGTGGCGACTGTCCTCGCCGAAAATGAGGCCTTGTTTCGCTCCTCAGAAGTTACTCACCCGATCAATCCTTTAGAGCTGATTGAAGAGTATCTTGGCCTCGGCGCCAAAATTGCCCCTTTTGTTACGGATACTACCGTGTTGCTTTCTAAGGTCATGCAAGAAGGGAAATCGGTGCTCTTCGAAGGTGCTCAAGGGACGATGCTCGATATAGATCATGGCACCTACCCTTTTGTTACTTCCTCGAATGCTTCCGCTGGCGGAGCGTGCACTGGCCTCGGGATGCCGCCGACCAGGATTTCAGCCGCGGTTGGTGTTACGAAGGCCTATACCACTCGTGTGGGCAGCGGCCCGTTTCCGACCGAGGTCACGGGGGAAATCGCTCAGCAGATGCGCGAGCGCGGCAATGAATATGGCGCCGTCACCGGACGACCGCGGCGTTGCGGATGGCTGGATTTGATGGTGCTTCGCTACAGTGCCATGATTAACGGCCTCGATTCTTGGATTGTCACAAAATTGGACATTCTCGATTCGCTCGCGGAGATTCCCGTCTGCACCGGCTACCGTTGCAAGGGCGCTCTCGTAACCGAAATGCCCGCTACGGCCGAACTCTTCGAAGAGCTCACCCCCATATACCAAAACTTGGCAGGATGGCAGTCTTCTACTCTTGGGATCAATGAATATTCTCAGCTCCCCCAACGGGCGCGGGACTACTTGCGCTTCATTTCTGATCAAACCGGCGTGGAGATCGGTCTGGTATCAACTGGGCCGGAGCGCGGGCAAAGTATTCTCGTTCGTGGCTCTCGGCTTGAAAAGTTCTTGCCATAA
- the trxA gene encoding thioredoxin: protein MSSDVTHVNDANFEGEVLQSTIPVLVDFWAEWCQPCHALAPVVQDIAQEYRGRLKVVKLNVDENLATPGRYNIRGIPTLLLFKKGEIKDQIVGAVPKEAVEKVLERHLTP, encoded by the coding sequence ATGTCATCGGATGTCACTCACGTGAATGATGCCAATTTCGAGGGAGAAGTTCTCCAGTCAACCATTCCTGTTCTGGTCGACTTTTGGGCTGAATGGTGCCAGCCTTGCCATGCGCTCGCACCTGTGGTTCAGGATATTGCTCAAGAGTACCGGGGCCGCCTCAAAGTTGTGAAGTTGAATGTGGATGAAAACCTGGCGACGCCGGGGCGGTACAACATTCGTGGCATTCCTACCCTGCTTTTGTTCAAAAAGGGCGAGATCAAAGATCAGATCGTTGGTGCGGTCCCCAAGGAAGCCGTCGAGAAGGTGCTGGAGCGTCACCTTACCCCTTAG
- the glgA gene encoding glycogen synthase GlgA yields the protein MRILFAASEATPFAKTGGLADVVGALPKALARLGHEVAVVLPRYRGMQGQPVLIRSLTIPMGSTLRFPGVVDGGKADRVQFFFIDDPQYFDRDQLYQTSAGDYPDNAARFALLSRAVIELIKRLVRPDVLHCHDWQTALVPTLMHSLYQEDPALEGLPVVLTLHNLGYQGLFPKSCLADLGLPESLFRIDALEFWGQVNYLKGGFLFSDAITTVSKTYAAEIQTEEHGYGLEGVIRSRSGSLTGILNGVDYTDWDPLLDRYIRSNYDSDSLEKKLICKRDLLESFGLPADDLGRPLIGIVSRLTRQKGFDLVADVADRLVRFDLQIVALGTGEPAYEEMFREMARLYPNKIAVRIAYDNALAHKIEAGADIFLMPSRYEPCGLNQIYSLKYGTIPVVRATGGLQDTIEPFDPATGQGTGFKFRKYSGQALLDCLALALNLYRDPRAWRQLQLNAMSRDFSWQRSAEQYARLYESLRTARIVAASPSSNV from the coding sequence ATGCGCATCCTTTTTGCCGCATCCGAGGCCACTCCTTTCGCCAAGACGGGGGGACTGGCCGATGTGGTTGGAGCTCTTCCGAAGGCGTTGGCCCGACTCGGTCACGAAGTGGCGGTCGTTTTGCCGCGCTATCGCGGGATGCAAGGACAGCCGGTGCTGATTCGTAGCCTTACGATTCCAATGGGTTCCACCTTGCGTTTCCCCGGAGTGGTGGACGGGGGCAAGGCGGACAGGGTGCAGTTTTTCTTTATAGATGACCCGCAGTATTTCGATCGTGATCAACTCTATCAAACCTCAGCCGGAGATTACCCCGATAATGCTGCTCGATTTGCTCTCTTATCCCGCGCAGTGATTGAGTTGATTAAACGACTCGTTCGTCCCGATGTGCTCCACTGCCACGACTGGCAGACAGCGTTGGTTCCCACCTTGATGCATAGCCTTTATCAAGAAGACCCCGCTCTCGAAGGTCTGCCTGTCGTCCTTACCCTGCATAATCTGGGCTATCAGGGACTGTTCCCGAAGTCTTGCCTTGCCGACCTCGGCCTTCCGGAATCTCTTTTCCGCATCGATGCCTTGGAATTTTGGGGCCAGGTCAACTATCTGAAAGGCGGATTCCTTTTTTCCGATGCGATAACTACGGTAAGCAAGACCTACGCTGCTGAGATCCAAACAGAAGAGCATGGATATGGTCTCGAGGGAGTCATTCGAAGCCGTTCGGGCTCGTTGACGGGCATCCTGAACGGTGTGGACTACACCGATTGGGATCCGTTGTTGGATCGTTACATTCGATCGAACTATGATTCGGATAGTCTTGAGAAGAAGCTAATCTGCAAGCGCGATCTCTTGGAATCGTTTGGGTTGCCGGCTGACGACCTGGGCAGACCTCTGATCGGCATTGTCTCCAGGCTCACGCGGCAAAAGGGATTTGACCTCGTGGCCGACGTCGCTGACCGCTTGGTTCGTTTTGACCTCCAGATCGTGGCTCTGGGGACGGGGGAACCTGCCTATGAGGAAATGTTTCGAGAGATGGCTCGACTCTATCCCAACAAGATCGCTGTGCGCATTGCCTATGACAATGCCCTCGCCCACAAAATTGAGGCGGGGGCCGACATTTTCCTTATGCCATCGCGTTACGAGCCTTGCGGTCTCAATCAGATTTACAGCCTCAAGTATGGAACCATCCCCGTGGTTCGGGCCACCGGTGGCCTCCAGGACACCATCGAACCCTTTGATCCTGCAACCGGCCAGGGCACTGGCTTCAAATTCCGGAAATACTCTGGCCAGGCTCTCCTCGACTGCCTGGCTCTTGCTCTGAACCTCTATAGAGACCCGCGAGCTTGGCGACAGCTCCAACTGAACGCAATGTCACGCGACTTTTCATGGCAGCGATCGGCCGAGCAGTATGCCCGCCTCTATGAATCCTTGCGGACGGCCAGAATCGTAGCAGCCTCACCCTCATCTAATGTATAG